One Paraburkholderia caffeinilytica DNA segment encodes these proteins:
- a CDS encoding ABC transporter permease, with product MKLAKPLFAPHTSLVERMWYFALRALAVLTLLYLILPVLAIVPLSFSSSTFLVYPIPGWSLRWYQNLVASDEWRMAAKNSFIVAPSATVVATVLGTLAAIGLTKANFRGKAMLMAILISPMIVPVVVVGVGMYLFFAPLGLANTYIGLILAHASLGVPFVVTTVVATLQGFNYNLVRASLSLGANPVKTFFRITLPVIAPGVISGALFAFATSFDEVVVTLFLAGADQTTLPRQMFTGIRENISPTIAALATILIVFSTCLLLALEWLRGRNAARAVRS from the coding sequence ATGAAACTTGCCAAGCCCTTGTTCGCACCGCACACGTCGTTGGTCGAGCGCATGTGGTATTTCGCGCTGCGTGCACTTGCGGTATTGACACTGCTGTATCTGATTTTGCCGGTGCTGGCGATCGTGCCGTTGTCATTTTCGTCCAGCACGTTTCTGGTGTATCCGATTCCGGGCTGGTCGCTGCGCTGGTATCAGAATCTGGTTGCGTCCGATGAGTGGCGCATGGCGGCGAAAAATAGTTTTATCGTGGCGCCGTCCGCGACTGTGGTTGCAACCGTGCTCGGGACGTTGGCCGCTATCGGGCTGACCAAAGCGAACTTCCGCGGCAAGGCGATGCTGATGGCGATTCTGATTTCGCCGATGATCGTGCCGGTGGTGGTGGTCGGCGTCGGCATGTATCTGTTCTTTGCGCCGTTGGGGCTGGCCAATACCTACATCGGGCTGATTCTGGCGCATGCGTCGCTTGGCGTGCCGTTTGTCGTGACGACGGTGGTGGCGACGTTGCAGGGCTTCAACTACAACCTGGTGCGTGCCAGTTTGTCGCTGGGAGCGAATCCCGTGAAGACGTTTTTCCGTATCACATTGCCGGTAATTGCGCCGGGGGTGATTTCGGGGGCGCTGTTCGCGTTTGCAACCTCGTTCGATGAAGTGGTCGTGACGCTGTTCCTCGCGGGCGCGGATCAGACGACATTGCCGCGACAAATGTTTACAGGTATCCGCGAGAACATCAGCCCGACCATTGCGGCGCTGGCAACGATTCTGATCGTGTTTTCCACCTGCCTGTTGTTAGCGCTCGAATGGCTGCGGGGGAGAAATGCGGCTCGCGCGGTGAGGAGCTGA